One window of the Gemmatimonadota bacterium genome contains the following:
- a CDS encoding ABC transporter permease subunit, with amino-acid sequence MTSAQRAPLVAIAVLAGPVLVGGGYSLAASLGLVGAGSSGFTVATWLELLRAGETWRSVGWTLLTAGAGTALAFAAAVTVARGAGGSLLARQLALIPLALPHVAGALAALLLLGQSGFLSRAAHAVGWIDGPAEFPAMVYDPAGIGLTLAFAWKEFPFLLLNAIAVLDSRDRTLEETARSLGADASQTWRRVTWPLLWRGMAPAVIAVFAFLVGQYEMAVLLAPSDPLPLSMLTQERAVDPDLARRGAAHALSLLALLLTMVLVVVHERVTASDAGGHA; translated from the coding sequence GTGACCTCGGCGCAACGCGCGCCGCTGGTGGCGATCGCCGTCCTCGCCGGGCCAGTCCTGGTGGGTGGGGGGTACTCGCTCGCGGCGAGCCTCGGGCTGGTGGGGGCGGGGAGCAGCGGCTTCACGGTTGCCACCTGGCTCGAGCTCCTGCGTGCGGGCGAGACGTGGCGGAGCGTGGGGTGGACGCTGCTGACGGCGGGGGCGGGGACGGCGCTGGCCTTTGCCGCGGCGGTGACGGTCGCGCGCGGAGCGGGAGGGAGCCTGCTGGCGCGTCAGCTGGCGCTCATCCCGCTCGCGTTGCCGCACGTGGCGGGGGCGCTGGCGGCACTCCTGTTGTTGGGGCAGAGTGGCTTCCTCTCGCGCGCGGCGCATGCGGTCGGGTGGATCGATGGGCCGGCGGAGTTTCCGGCGATGGTCTACGACCCGGCGGGCATCGGCCTGACGCTGGCCTTCGCCTGGAAGGAGTTTCCCTTCCTGCTGCTCAACGCCATCGCGGTGCTCGACTCGCGCGATCGCACCCTCGAGGAGACCGCCCGCTCGTTGGGGGCCGACGCGTCGCAGACATGGCGGCGCGTCACGTGGCCGCTGCTGTGGCGCGGGATGGCGCCAGCCGTCATCGCCGTCTTCGCCTTCCTCGTGGGGCAGTATGAGATGGCGGTGCTGCTGGCGCCGAGCGATCCGTTGCCGCTGTCGATGCTGACGCAGGAGCGCGCGGTCGATCCCGACCTCGCGCGTCGCGGGGCGGCGCACGCGCTGTCACTCCTGGCGTTGCTCCTGACGATGGTGCTGGTGGTGGTGCACGAACGCGTGACCGCATCCGATGCCGGGGGGCACGCATGA
- a CDS encoding ABC transporter permease subunit: MRERRPAVSAAVWFVVLAAVSLAPVALLVLRALARTWLYPTLSPVVADGSALAAVLSLPRLRGALVASLLLALGTGVLATAMGCAAGRALVRARGGWRRVATAAAFLPVVAPPIALGVGIQVVALRLGLGGTLGGVMLAHLIPAAGYVTLYFVGALQGEDFALEDEARTLGATRWQTTWRVTIPVLRSRLRDAFVLGALVSWGQLALTLLVGAGSIRTLPVELLSYVRAGDDRLGAAAALVLAVPPLLAMGVVGLGARRTGAVA; encoded by the coding sequence ATGAGGGAGCGCCGGCCCGCCGTGTCGGCCGCGGTCTGGTTCGTCGTGCTCGCGGCGGTGAGCCTGGCCCCGGTGGCGCTGCTCGTGCTGCGCGCCTTGGCCCGGACGTGGCTCTACCCGACGCTGTCGCCAGTTGTGGCTGACGGGAGTGCCCTCGCCGCCGTGTTGTCGCTGCCGCGCCTGCGTGGCGCCCTCGTGGCGAGCCTGCTGCTGGCGCTGGGGACGGGGGTGCTGGCGACCGCAATGGGATGTGCCGCGGGGCGCGCGCTGGTGCGTGCACGCGGCGGCTGGCGACGCGTGGCGACGGCGGCGGCCTTCCTGCCGGTCGTGGCCCCTCCCATCGCCCTCGGCGTGGGGATCCAGGTGGTGGCGTTGCGCCTGGGGCTGGGGGGGACGCTGGGCGGGGTGATGCTCGCGCACCTGATCCCGGCTGCCGGCTACGTCACGCTGTACTTCGTTGGGGCGCTGCAGGGGGAGGACTTTGCGCTCGAGGACGAAGCGCGCACGTTGGGGGCGACGCGCTGGCAAACGACGTGGCGCGTGACGATCCCGGTGCTGCGCTCACGGCTGCGCGACGCCTTCGTGCTCGGCGCCCTGGTGTCGTGGGGGCAGCTCGCGCTGACGCTGCTGGTGGGGGCCGGGAGCATTCGCACGCTCCCGGTCGAGCTGCTGTCGTATGTGCGGGCCGGGGATGACCGGCTGGGGGCGGCAGCGGCGTTGGTGCTGGCGGTCCCGCCGTTGTTGGCGATGGGGGTGGTCGGCCTCGGCGCGCGTCGCACGGGGGCGGTGGCATGA
- a CDS encoding TonB-dependent receptor codes for MPALGFLTRQRLRRCFRALPLLLSLWSAVAAAQGDAARVRGTIRAQSGRPLADARVAIIGGDSTVTDGQGSFVLRVATGRALALRVTRAGHVPDSLVLPPLLAGGEHRLALTLTPLAQLAVQQVVAPPSRPLLNASDAATGGVVEGVELRALPTEGRDPIALGFTIPGVAQARGFFGDAPRLSINGGNSLYTQYTIDGMDNNEGFLGGPRVEFPLAALARLEVLANSYSAEFGRSPSGVVNYETRTGGERWTGELFAYNRPGIPFDARSPIVPGGERPADFRRAQDGFRRTQLGGGWGGPLRRGTTYGFGALEYSNENQDRISSTARATFLGRELRETWKVAGRIDHGWSPDQTTTLRFAMSHASRAGEGSGIVAPEADITTIRAGSISGVTHRSAWRGGRSSNVAALQLATYRWDFPPTRSSFNTPQVTILDRDSIPIGIVGSSNFIFDEQELQWQFRDVMEHHLGRAHTLRAGFDVALSSFQLTGSSTNPSGSYEVVNNGNIPSVNGRYRFADIPSDVFVRSYTIDAAQKQVDLTQGLYGVFVEDRWRPTSALTIRAGLRWDYDDLTSRGESSADLDNLQPRLSINWLALPGTVVRGGVGRFAGKLPYAVYSDAVQFGPDGNQTVTFRGAQAPRFGQGPRAVDLDRSALPPREIRELFALGIEQPISSQVTLGVQQQLGARASASVDLVWVDTRDLPRSWDLNAQRRRIAAGDSVGVPVAVGDASRPVAPVSGGYRRLTTTESGGRSTYAGMYTALRYDLTETLVLDANWVWSHAISNTEDINFNATQGNDFDAERADANNDRRHKVTARATWRTLRGLTMSGIVDYQTGMPLNRVAFFRDLTGSGGTYGDGFIGNYQRFFGVPRNGERLPSALLANASVAYDLRVGGSTVTVRGEAFNVFNRLNYSGFPTGLGGGGSATQVGRPGDPITYTTAAPPRQVQFSVAWRY; via the coding sequence ATGCCAGCACTTGGATTCCTGACGCGCCAACGGCTGCGTCGCTGCTTCCGGGCACTGCCGTTGCTGCTCTCGCTCTGGTCGGCTGTCGCCGCGGCGCAGGGCGACGCAGCGCGCGTGCGCGGAACGATCCGCGCGCAGTCCGGTCGCCCGCTCGCCGACGCACGGGTCGCGATCATCGGCGGCGACTCGACCGTCACCGACGGGCAGGGGTCGTTCGTGCTGCGCGTGGCGACCGGGCGGGCACTCGCCCTTCGCGTAACGCGCGCAGGCCATGTTCCAGATTCGCTCGTCCTTCCTCCCTTGCTGGCCGGGGGCGAACACCGCCTGGCGTTGACCCTCACGCCGCTCGCGCAGCTCGCGGTGCAGCAGGTGGTGGCCCCGCCCTCTCGCCCGCTGCTCAACGCGTCGGACGCGGCCACCGGCGGTGTGGTGGAAGGGGTCGAGCTGCGGGCGCTCCCCACGGAGGGGCGTGACCCCATCGCGTTAGGCTTCACGATCCCGGGGGTCGCACAGGCTCGAGGCTTCTTCGGCGACGCGCCGCGCCTGAGCATCAACGGTGGCAACTCGCTCTACACGCAGTACACGATCGATGGGATGGACAACAACGAAGGGTTCCTGGGCGGACCGCGCGTGGAGTTTCCGCTCGCCGCGCTCGCTCGGCTCGAGGTGCTGGCCAACTCCTATTCCGCCGAGTTCGGACGCAGCCCGAGCGGGGTGGTGAATTACGAGACGCGCACGGGCGGCGAGCGATGGACGGGCGAGTTGTTCGCCTACAATCGCCCCGGGATCCCGTTCGATGCGCGCTCCCCCATCGTGCCGGGAGGCGAACGTCCCGCCGACTTCCGCCGCGCGCAGGATGGCTTTCGGCGTACCCAACTTGGTGGAGGATGGGGCGGGCCGTTGCGGCGCGGCACCACCTACGGCTTTGGCGCGCTGGAGTACAGCAACGAGAACCAGGATCGCATCAGCTCCACGGCGCGTGCGACCTTCCTGGGGCGCGAGCTGCGGGAGACGTGGAAGGTGGCGGGACGCATCGACCACGGCTGGTCGCCCGACCAGACGACGACGCTGCGCTTCGCCATGAGCCACGCCTCGCGTGCGGGTGAGGGGAGCGGGATCGTGGCCCCGGAGGCCGACATCACGACGATCCGCGCCGGAAGCATCAGTGGGGTGACGCACCGCAGCGCGTGGCGCGGCGGGCGCTCGAGCAACGTGGCCGCACTGCAGCTGGCGACTTACCGGTGGGACTTCCCGCCCACGCGCAGCAGCTTCAATACGCCACAGGTGACGATCCTCGACCGCGACTCGATCCCGATCGGGATCGTGGGGTCGAGCAACTTCATATTCGATGAGCAGGAGCTGCAGTGGCAGTTCCGCGACGTGATGGAACACCACCTGGGGCGCGCGCACACACTGCGCGCCGGATTCGACGTGGCGCTCTCGTCGTTCCAGCTCACGGGCTCGTCCACCAATCCGTCGGGTTCGTACGAGGTCGTGAACAACGGCAACATCCCGAGCGTCAACGGACGCTATCGCTTCGCCGACATCCCATCCGACGTCTTCGTGCGCAGCTACACGATCGATGCGGCGCAGAAGCAGGTGGACCTCACGCAGGGGCTGTACGGCGTGTTTGTCGAGGATCGCTGGCGCCCGACCTCGGCCCTCACCATTCGCGCGGGGTTGCGCTGGGACTACGACGACCTCACGAGCCGCGGGGAGAGTTCGGCCGACCTCGACAACCTGCAGCCCCGCCTGTCGATCAACTGGCTGGCGTTGCCGGGGACGGTCGTGCGCGGCGGCGTGGGGCGTTTCGCCGGCAAGCTTCCGTATGCGGTCTATTCCGACGCGGTCCAGTTTGGCCCCGACGGCAACCAGACGGTGACCTTTCGCGGGGCGCAGGCGCCGCGCTTTGGGCAAGGGCCGCGCGCGGTCGACCTCGACCGGAGCGCGTTGCCGCCACGGGAGATCCGGGAGCTGTTCGCGTTAGGGATCGAGCAGCCGATAAGCTCGCAGGTGACGCTGGGGGTGCAGCAGCAGCTCGGCGCTCGCGCCAGCGCGAGCGTGGACCTGGTGTGGGTCGACACGCGCGACCTGCCTCGCTCGTGGGACCTCAATGCGCAGCGGCGCCGCATTGCGGCTGGCGACTCGGTGGGCGTGCCGGTGGCGGTGGGTGACGCGTCGCGCCCGGTGGCGCCGGTGTCGGGTGGATATCGCCGGCTCACCACCACCGAGTCTGGCGGGCGCAGCACCTACGCCGGGATGTACACGGCGCTGCGTTACGACCTCACCGAGACGCTGGTGCTCGATGCCAACTGGGTCTGGTCGCACGCGATCAGCAACACCGAGGACATCAACTTCAACGCGACGCAGGGGAACGACTTTGACGCCGAGCGCGCCGACGCCAACAACGATCGTCGGCACAAGGTGACGGCGCGCGCGACGTGGCGCACCTTGCGGGGGCTCACCATGAGCGGCATCGTCGACTACCAGACGGGGATGCCGCTCAACCGGGTGGCGTTCTTTCGTGACCTCACGGGGAGCGGCGGCACGTATGGCGATGGATTCATCGGGAACTACCAGCGGTTCTTCGGCGTCCCTCGCAATGGGGAGCGGCTCCCGTCGGCGCTGCTGGCGAACGCCAGCGTGGCGTATGACCTGCGCGTCGGGGGCTCGACGGTCACCGTGCGCGGCGAGGCGTTCAACGTGTTCAACCGGCTGAATTACTCCGGCTTTCCCACCGGCCTTGGCGGTGGGGGGTCGGCGACGCAGGTGGGGCGACCGGGCGACCCGATCACCTACACGACGGCAGCGCCTCCGCGACAGGTGCAGTTCTCGGTGGCATGGCGGTACTGA
- a CDS encoding ABC transporter substrate-binding protein yields the protein MAVLSASTPRATTRRTILRWLTAIALPCGAVACGAAAGDRAGEDRLSREAGAADVAALDSLPWDSVVARARGTTVTWRMWRGDPSINAYVDGWVAPRLRERFGISLEAVDGQGAELVNALVVEREAGRTRGTASLLWINGETFASLRHERLLAGPFAQRLPNARFVDSASAIIARDFEQEPLGFESPWGTVQFALIYDSVRTPTPPRTVAELRAWILAHPGRFTHDQGFAGATFLKGVMYALSGGVATFAGGFDSTRYEAGRDTLFAWLAGVTPSFWRRGETYPPDVAAMHRLFANGEIDFSMSNNQNEAVTKARQGVLPPTVRALVLRDGMIANTHYVGIPASAPNAAGAMVVADFLLSPEAQLEKAKVDVWGDGTVLATHTLPPEWRASFAALDGDPRAVPRDTLTRYARPEVAPAYHERLLRDWRRRFRTGGP from the coding sequence ATGGCGGTACTGAGCGCAAGCACGCCGCGCGCGACCACGCGGCGCACGATTCTGCGGTGGCTGACGGCGATCGCACTACCGTGCGGTGCGGTCGCGTGCGGCGCTGCGGCTGGCGATCGCGCGGGCGAGGATCGTCTGTCACGCGAGGCCGGGGCGGCCGACGTTGCCGCGCTCGACTCGCTCCCGTGGGATTCGGTGGTGGCGCGCGCTCGCGGGACGACGGTGACCTGGCGGATGTGGCGCGGTGATCCGTCGATCAATGCCTACGTGGATGGCTGGGTCGCGCCGCGGCTGCGTGAGCGCTTCGGCATCTCGCTGGAAGCGGTGGACGGGCAGGGGGCGGAGCTGGTCAATGCGCTCGTGGTCGAGCGTGAGGCGGGGCGCACGCGCGGGACGGCCAGCCTGCTCTGGATCAACGGCGAGACCTTCGCCAGCCTGCGACACGAACGGCTGCTGGCGGGGCCCTTCGCCCAACGGCTCCCCAACGCACGGTTCGTCGACAGCGCGTCGGCGATCATCGCACGCGACTTCGAGCAGGAGCCGCTGGGGTTCGAGTCGCCGTGGGGAACGGTGCAATTCGCCCTCATCTACGACAGCGTACGCACACCCACGCCGCCGCGCACCGTGGCCGAGCTGCGCGCGTGGATCCTCGCACACCCCGGACGCTTCACGCACGACCAAGGCTTTGCCGGCGCGACCTTCCTCAAGGGAGTGATGTATGCCCTCTCCGGGGGAGTGGCCACCTTTGCCGGTGGATTCGACTCGACCCGTTACGAGGCGGGGCGTGACACGCTCTTTGCCTGGCTCGCGGGAGTCACGCCGTCGTTCTGGCGCCGCGGCGAGACATATCCGCCTGACGTGGCGGCGATGCATCGGCTCTTTGCCAACGGGGAGATCGACTTCTCGATGTCCAACAACCAGAACGAGGCGGTGACGAAGGCGCGGCAGGGGGTGCTGCCGCCCACCGTGCGCGCGCTGGTCCTGCGCGACGGCATGATCGCGAATACGCACTACGTCGGGATCCCCGCCTCGGCGCCTAACGCGGCCGGGGCGATGGTCGTGGCCGACTTCCTCCTCTCCCCCGAGGCGCAGCTGGAGAAGGCGAAGGTGGACGTGTGGGGCGATGGCACCGTGCTGGCGACGCACACGTTGCCGCCGGAGTGGCGCGCCTCGTTCGCTGCGCTCGACGGCGACCCGCGTGCCGTGCCGCGCGATACGCTCACTCGTTATGCGCGCCCCGAGGTGGCCCCGGCGTATCACGAGCGCCTGTTGCGGGACTGGCGACGCCGCTTTCGCACGGGCGGTCCGTGA
- the ccmA gene encoding heme ABC exporter ATP-binding protein CcmA — MSADQAPPRRKRPEAGLTIAGLGVRFGERDGLADITCEVAPGERLALVGPSGVGKTSLLRTVAGLVAPLRGTIRVQGRAVEALRPEQRGIVYLHQAPALFPHLHVLDNIAFPMRLRGVGEEQARVEARRLLARVDLAGFAERRVTALSGGQKHRVALARALAATPDVLLLDEPFAALDPALRREVRDAVVALLDANGPAVVVVTHDVDEAVQFAHRMAVLLPSGLAQVDAVATVLRRPASVAVARFLGLPNIVVGEVDDAGHFTSALGAVPTTAARGPATLVGAADALSARPCSEGTGVVESVQMRVQGSVLVVRCAAERLMATPAPGTTIAAGDRVALSVAADRVSVLSEGNAPMGSHAQPAGTRAAADV, encoded by the coding sequence ATGAGTGCCGACCAGGCGCCACCGCGCCGAAAGCGTCCCGAGGCAGGGCTCACGATCGCCGGGCTCGGCGTGCGCTTCGGCGAACGCGACGGGTTGGCCGACATCACCTGCGAGGTTGCACCTGGCGAACGTCTCGCGCTGGTGGGGCCGTCGGGGGTGGGCAAGACGTCGTTGCTGCGCACGGTGGCCGGACTCGTGGCGCCGCTGCGCGGGACCATTCGCGTGCAGGGGCGCGCGGTGGAGGCGCTGCGGCCAGAGCAGCGTGGCATCGTGTACCTGCACCAGGCGCCGGCGCTCTTTCCGCACCTCCATGTGCTGGACAACATCGCCTTCCCGATGCGCTTGCGCGGGGTGGGTGAGGAGCAGGCACGCGTCGAGGCGCGACGGTTGCTGGCGCGCGTCGACCTTGCCGGATTTGCCGAGCGACGGGTGACGGCGCTGAGCGGAGGGCAGAAGCACCGCGTCGCGCTGGCGCGGGCGTTGGCGGCGACGCCGGATGTGCTCCTGCTGGACGAGCCGTTCGCCGCGCTCGACCCGGCGCTGCGTCGTGAGGTGCGCGATGCCGTGGTGGCGCTGCTCGACGCGAATGGCCCCGCGGTGGTGGTGGTCACCCACGATGTGGACGAGGCGGTGCAGTTTGCGCACCGGATGGCGGTGCTGCTCCCGTCGGGGCTGGCGCAGGTGGACGCGGTGGCGACGGTGCTGCGCCGACCGGCGTCGGTGGCGGTGGCGCGCTTTCTCGGGCTGCCCAACATCGTCGTTGGCGAGGTGGACGATGCGGGGCATTTCACGAGTGCCCTTGGTGCCGTGCCGACCACGGCCGCGCGCGGCCCTGCGACACTGGTTGGTGCTGCCGACGCCTTGAGCGCGCGTCCCTGTTCCGAGGGAACCGGGGTCGTCGAGAGCGTGCAGATGCGGGTGCAAGGGAGCGTGCTCGTGGTGCGGTGTGCTGCAGAGCGACTGATGGCGACGCCGGCGCCGGGCACGACGATCGCAGCCGGCGATCGGGTGGCGTTGTCGGTGGCGGCAGATCGCGTCTCAGTGCTCTCCGAAGGAAACGCGCCAATGGGTTCGCACGCACAACCCGCCGGGACGCGAGCTGCTGCTGATGTTTGA
- a CDS encoding CDP-alcohol phosphatidyltransferase family protein codes for MFDDLLRRLKDRWFAPLARALGRGVTPMMVTLAALIAGVATAWAIVQGANALALGLWITNRALDGLDGTLARVQETQSDFGGYTDIVLDFVVYAIVPMAMVVAAAELRTAMAGAFLLATFFVNAASWMYLAAILERRDAGASKTGELTTVTMPPGIVAGTETLVLYAAFIAWPAWRAEGFVVMGGLVLLNVVQRLWWGRRHLR; via the coding sequence ATGTTTGACGACTTGTTGCGTCGGCTCAAGGACCGGTGGTTCGCACCGCTCGCCCGTGCGCTCGGGCGAGGGGTGACGCCGATGATGGTGACGCTCGCCGCACTCATCGCCGGGGTGGCGACGGCATGGGCGATCGTGCAGGGCGCCAACGCGCTGGCGTTGGGGCTGTGGATAACCAACCGCGCGCTGGATGGACTGGACGGCACCCTGGCGCGCGTGCAGGAGACACAGTCGGACTTCGGGGGCTACACGGACATCGTCCTCGACTTCGTCGTCTACGCGATCGTGCCGATGGCCATGGTCGTTGCAGCTGCCGAGCTCCGCACGGCGATGGCCGGCGCCTTCCTCCTCGCCACCTTCTTCGTGAATGCGGCGTCGTGGATGTACCTGGCGGCGATCCTCGAACGCCGCGACGCGGGGGCGTCGAAGACGGGTGAGCTCACGACGGTGACGATGCCACCGGGGATCGTGGCGGGGACGGAGACGCTCGTGCTGTACGCCGCCTTCATTGCCTGGCCAGCCTGGCGGGCCGAGGGGTTCGTGGTGATGGGGGGGCTGGTGTTGCTCAACGTGGTGCAGCGGCTGTGGTGGGGGAGGCGTCACCTGCGATGA
- a CDS encoding DUF2188 domain-containing protein yields MSRKERRNVHVVPAGTPGAFIARIAGGAKLFTEPTTQEEAIRLAIVEAKARGSEVVIHRPDGRIRDKDRYGNDSPRVRDLKH; encoded by the coding sequence ATGTCTCGCAAGGAGCGCCGCAACGTGCACGTGGTCCCCGCGGGGACGCCCGGGGCCTTCATCGCTCGCATCGCCGGTGGAGCGAAGCTCTTCACCGAGCCCACCACGCAGGAGGAGGCCATTCGCCTGGCGATCGTGGAGGCAAAGGCCCGTGGGAGCGAGGTAGTGATTCACCGCCCCGACGGACGGATCCGCGACAAGGACAGATATGGGAACGACTCACCGCGCGTGCGGGATCTCAAGCACTGA
- a CDS encoding FAD-dependent oxidoreductase yields the protein MHTQVAIIGAGLAGLQAARLLHAAKVDFVLLEARDDLGGRILTVDDAGRAAADGFDLGPSWFWPQMQPAMADLVAELALPAFAQSSDGDVLFERMSREGAQRYRALAQEPQSFRLVGGTAALVRALARELPPTQVQRGARVTAMTLVRDGVELTIRRAGTSRHSSGDSSGEGSTTGPATRPGSETETLVAAQVIAAVPPRLLDATVTFAPERDAANVRRWRETPTWMAPHAKFFAMYDRPFWREAGLSGTAQSMVGPMPEMHDATSASGQAALFGFVGASADERAALGTEALTRACLTQLGRLFGAEASRPRATLLKDWAADPLTATAADRVAGGHPIPDPTPWVTGPWQERLTLGGSETSLSEPGYLAGAVVAARAAVARVWHVRHVPIEIGKPGSGPTADSR from the coding sequence ATGCACACCCAAGTCGCCATCATCGGCGCCGGCCTCGCCGGCTTGCAGGCCGCCCGCCTCTTGCACGCGGCGAAGGTCGACTTCGTGCTGCTCGAGGCCCGTGATGACCTCGGCGGGCGGATCCTGACCGTCGACGATGCCGGTCGCGCTGCCGCCGACGGCTTCGATCTCGGGCCCTCCTGGTTCTGGCCGCAGATGCAACCGGCCATGGCCGACCTGGTCGCGGAACTCGCGCTCCCCGCCTTTGCGCAGTCGAGCGACGGCGACGTGCTCTTCGAGCGCATGTCGCGCGAGGGGGCACAACGTTACCGCGCCCTCGCGCAGGAGCCGCAGAGCTTCCGCCTGGTGGGCGGCACCGCGGCGCTCGTGCGCGCGCTGGCGCGCGAGCTGCCCCCGACGCAGGTGCAGCGCGGGGCACGCGTCACGGCGATGACGCTCGTGCGCGATGGCGTCGAGCTGACCATTCGGCGCGCTGGTACATCGCGACACTCGTCAGGCGACTCGTCAGGCGAAGGGTCAACGACGGGTCCAGCAACACGCCCCGGGTCGGAGACCGAGACGCTCGTCGCCGCGCAGGTAATCGCCGCCGTCCCCCCGCGGTTGCTCGACGCCACGGTGACGTTCGCGCCCGAGCGGGACGCGGCCAACGTGCGGCGCTGGCGCGAGACGCCGACCTGGATGGCACCGCACGCCAAGTTCTTCGCGATGTACGACCGGCCCTTCTGGCGCGAGGCGGGGTTGTCGGGGACCGCGCAGAGCATGGTGGGGCCGATGCCCGAGATGCACGACGCCACCTCGGCCTCGGGACAGGCGGCGCTCTTCGGCTTCGTTGGCGCGAGCGCCGACGAGCGGGCCGCACTCGGCACGGAGGCCCTAACCAGGGCGTGCCTCACACAGCTCGGGCGGCTCTTTGGCGCCGAGGCGTCGCGCCCGCGCGCTACCCTGCTCAAGGACTGGGCGGCCGACCCCCTGACGGCGACGGCGGCCGATCGTGTGGCGGGCGGGCATCCGATCCCGGATCCGACCCCGTGGGTGACGGGGCCGTGGCAGGAGCGCCTCACGCTGGGCGGGAGCGAGACGAGCTTGAGCGAACCCGGGTATCTGGCTGGCGCGGTGGTCGCGGCGAGGGCGGCGGTTGCCCGGGTCTGGCATGTACGACACGTGCCAATCGAAATCGGAAAACCGGGGTCAGGACCAACGGCAGATTCCCGTTGA
- a CDS encoding ATP-binding protein has product MTTYSPRIVEAELDELMSGLAAVALEGPKGVGKTATAERRAKTIYHLDDEAQRQLVSASPRVALQASPPVLIDEWQRLPQVWDAVRRSVDEGASPGRYLLTGSAVPADDEVGARPHTGAGRIVSVRMRPMSLAERGLGAATVSLAKLLSGDRPDVSGTSEVDLAQYAAEIVASGFPGIRSLHGRARRAQLDGYLERVVNRDFSEAGHPVRKPDALRRWMTAYAAASATTTTLAKIRDAATSGDGQTATKPTILTYREVLERLYVLDPLPGWIPTRNHLARLGQAPRHHLADPALAARLLGVDEGALLAGEPSLLFGGVRGGTSATNAPRDGTLFGQLFESLVTQSVRVYAQSAEAHVRHLRVQDGRHEVDLIVERADRRVLGIEVKLSASVDDRDVRHLLWLREQLGDDLVDAVIVTTGEQAYRRADGIAVVPAALLGA; this is encoded by the coding sequence ATGACGACTTATTCGCCCCGAATCGTCGAAGCGGAACTCGACGAGCTGATGAGCGGTCTCGCCGCGGTGGCGCTCGAGGGGCCGAAGGGAGTCGGCAAGACGGCGACCGCCGAACGTCGCGCGAAGACGATCTACCACCTGGATGACGAGGCGCAGCGGCAGCTGGTGAGCGCCAGCCCTAGGGTCGCATTGCAGGCGTCGCCCCCCGTGTTGATCGATGAGTGGCAGCGCCTCCCACAAGTGTGGGATGCCGTGCGGCGATCCGTCGATGAGGGGGCAAGTCCTGGGCGGTACCTCCTGACGGGCTCCGCGGTTCCGGCCGATGATGAGGTGGGCGCCCGCCCCCATACCGGAGCAGGCCGTATCGTGTCCGTTCGCATGCGACCGATGTCCCTCGCCGAGCGTGGGCTCGGAGCGGCGACCGTCAGTCTGGCGAAGTTGCTGAGCGGGGATCGTCCCGACGTCTCCGGTACAAGTGAGGTCGATCTCGCCCAGTACGCCGCCGAGATCGTCGCATCGGGCTTCCCCGGCATTCGAAGCCTCCATGGGCGTGCGCGACGCGCGCAGCTTGACGGTTATCTGGAGCGTGTGGTGAACCGCGACTTCAGCGAAGCGGGGCACCCCGTTCGAAAGCCAGACGCCCTCCGGCGCTGGATGACCGCGTACGCCGCGGCGAGCGCGACGACGACGACGCTCGCGAAGATCCGGGATGCGGCGACCAGCGGCGATGGCCAGACGGCAACCAAGCCGACCATCCTGACGTATCGCGAGGTCCTGGAGCGGCTCTACGTACTCGACCCGCTGCCCGGCTGGATCCCGACCCGCAATCACCTCGCGCGGCTCGGTCAGGCACCACGACACCATCTCGCTGACCCTGCGCTCGCGGCCCGCCTGCTTGGCGTGGACGAGGGGGCGCTGCTCGCCGGCGAGCCCTCCCTGCTTTTCGGCGGTGTGCGTGGGGGGACGAGCGCGACGAACGCACCTCGAGATGGCACGCTTTTCGGTCAGCTCTTCGAGTCGCTCGTGACGCAGTCGGTGCGCGTGTATGCGCAGTCGGCCGAAGCGCACGTGCGCCACCTGCGCGTGCAGGACGGTCGGCACGAGGTGGATCTCATCGTCGAACGCGCCGACCGTCGTGTTCTCGGGATCGAGGTCAAGCTCAGTGCATCGGTCGACGATCGCGACGTGCGGCATCTGCTCTGGCTCCGGGAGCAGCTTGGGGACGATCTGGTCGACGCCGTCATCGTGACAACAGGAGAGCAGGCGTATCGTCGCGCGGATGGAATCGCGGTGGTGCCCGCGGCCCTCCTCGGCGCGTGA